One window from the genome of Chroococcidiopsis sp. TS-821 encodes:
- a CDS encoding glycosyltransferase, whose amino-acid sequence MKQLTSLIYLSKGNLPSKMAHTIQVAKMAQAFSQNIKDFELVTSGDILSAIQGMNSDFQNWYGLHHQFKLVRLPIHFKIEYPFPQNYENEIFYKLAALYACLKSPSVIYTRTPAIAALLLKMSVPVLWEWHEPIPEGASSFYQTILKNKKLIGIVTTLPQLAENYIQHGFLKSKILVAPNAVDLQNFLPYQDKQLARKKLSLCQEDKIIVYSGHLYEYKGIPTILETARLLPECKFVLIGGWADDVQRVQAICQKSGLSNITLVGHINQIDLASYLHAADVLILPTSRYWELAGATCPLKLFDYMVSRRPIVASALPTIMTVAKDKYNALLAEPDNPISFKEAILSLFENPALANAIAECAFQEVQNLTWENRAKQVLQFITERLQAVDEDVVSYRIGLMKYIKQKVFSPINNYLPSLQSSQVR is encoded by the coding sequence ATGAAACAACTAACAAGTTTAATCTATCTCTCAAAAGGTAATTTACCTTCAAAAATGGCTCATACAATCCAAGTAGCTAAAATGGCACAAGCTTTCTCTCAAAATATTAAAGACTTTGAATTGGTAACTTCTGGGGATATTTTATCGGCTATTCAAGGAATGAATTCAGATTTTCAAAATTGGTATGGCTTGCATCATCAATTCAAGCTTGTCCGCCTGCCAATTCACTTTAAAATAGAGTATCCATTTCCTCAAAATTATGAAAATGAAATTTTCTATAAACTAGCTGCTTTATATGCTTGCTTGAAATCTCCGTCAGTTATATATACTCGTACTCCTGCTATTGCTGCGCTTTTATTAAAAATGAGCGTACCTGTTTTATGGGAATGGCATGAACCAATACCTGAAGGAGCAAGTTCTTTTTATCAAACAATTTTAAAGAATAAAAAATTAATTGGTATTGTGACTACTTTACCTCAGCTAGCTGAAAATTATATTCAACATGGATTTTTAAAAAGCAAAATACTCGTTGCACCTAATGCAGTTGATCTGCAGAATTTTCTACCTTATCAAGATAAACAACTAGCCCGTAAGAAACTGTCGCTTTGCCAAGAAGACAAAATAATCGTCTACTCAGGACATCTGTACGAGTATAAAGGAATTCCAACAATTTTAGAAACTGCTCGTCTTTTACCAGAGTGTAAATTCGTCCTGATTGGCGGTTGGGCTGATGACGTTCAAAGAGTACAAGCAATTTGCCAAAAGAGTGGTTTAAGTAACATAACACTTGTTGGTCATATCAACCAGATCGACTTAGCTTCCTATTTGCATGCAGCAGATGTACTCATTCTTCCTACAAGTAGGTACTGGGAGTTAGCAGGAGCTACTTGCCCGCTTAAGCTTTTCGATTATATGGTTTCTCGAAGACCAATTGTCGCTTCAGCCTTACCAACAATCATGACAGTAGCAAAAGATAAATATAATGCTCTGTTGGCTGAGCCAGATAATCCTATTTCCTTTAAAGAAGCTATATTGTCATTGTTTGAAAATCCTGCGCTAGCTAATGCTATTGCTGAGTGTGCTTTTCAAGAGGTGCAAAACTTGACTTGGGAAAATAGAGCAAAGCAAGTTCTGCAATTTATTACAGAAAGATTACAAGCAGTGGATGAAGATGTAGTTAGTTATAGAATAGGTTTAATGAAATATATTAAACAGAAAGTTTTTTCACCCATAAACAATTATTTACCTTCACTACAATCATCGCAAGTAAGGTAA
- a CDS encoding DUF563 domain-containing protein, which yields MLFLHLKYIERKIIGDRLRTLPGMINYPLRQWMFSLATANLGLQVISKEQILENINEYNVIKFGEKETIVAKEPAEGSDKLPTLMTNYIGNFTLQKPFISEFAKATLVGSSAVGFNNKGSVIVESVSPNRLSKTLPISTIFSKRIIRHKTSKIDIASSLVNIYKNNYFHWVVDCLLRIEGIEYYRAQTGRKPILIIESNPPAWKIESLKLLGYKPEDYIFWNGVSVNVERLVVSSFRREKSLISPAACHWLRQRVLSNLPKLQKNSYSSRIYISRPKSAGRQVINEEEVLKALTPLGFVSYTLENMSFSEQVALFSQAEIVVAVHGAGLTNMIFAQNLTVIEIFGSMLAPFYFLLAQALGFQYGCLVSETNFQNQYKEKFKGVTVRVDRLQQLVIKMLQAN from the coding sequence ATGTTATTTTTACACCTGAAGTATATTGAGCGAAAAATTATAGGCGATCGCCTTCGTACATTGCCTGGAATGATTAACTATCCCTTACGTCAATGGATGTTTTCTTTAGCTACAGCTAATCTTGGATTACAGGTAATTTCAAAAGAGCAAATACTAGAAAACATCAATGAATATAACGTGATAAAGTTTGGTGAAAAAGAAACAATCGTAGCTAAAGAGCCAGCCGAAGGTTCAGATAAGTTACCAACACTAATGACAAACTACATTGGCAATTTTACATTACAAAAGCCATTTATATCCGAATTCGCTAAAGCAACTCTTGTTGGCTCCTCAGCCGTGGGCTTTAATAACAAAGGTAGCGTCATTGTAGAATCAGTTTCTCCAAACCGCTTGAGTAAAACTTTACCTATAAGTACTATATTTTCGAAAAGAATAATTCGTCATAAAACGTCTAAAATAGATATAGCAAGTTCTTTAGTCAATATCTACAAAAATAACTATTTCCACTGGGTAGTCGATTGTCTACTTAGAATCGAAGGAATTGAATATTACCGCGCACAAACAGGACGAAAACCCATTTTAATTATTGAGTCAAATCCTCCTGCGTGGAAAATAGAGTCTCTAAAACTTTTGGGATACAAGCCTGAAGATTATATCTTTTGGAACGGAGTTAGTGTCAACGTTGAACGATTAGTCGTATCCTCTTTCCGTCGCGAAAAAAGCCTCATATCACCAGCAGCGTGTCACTGGCTACGTCAGCGTGTACTCAGTAATCTTCCTAAATTACAGAAAAATTCTTATTCCTCAAGAATATATATATCACGTCCAAAAAGTGCAGGTCGCCAAGTCATTAATGAAGAGGAAGTATTAAAAGCTTTAACTCCACTTGGCTTTGTTTCGTACACTTTAGAAAATATGAGTTTTTCCGAGCAAGTAGCCCTCTTTTCACAAGCTGAAATAGTAGTTGCTGTACATGGTGCTGGTCTGACAAACATGATATTTGCTCAGAATCTAACTGTAATTGAAATTTTTGGTTCAATGCTTGCTCCCTTTTATTTCTTACTAGCACAAGCCTTGGGTTTTCAGTATGGATGTTTAGTATCAGAAACAAATTTTCAAAATCAGTATAAAGAGAAGTTTAAAGGTGTAACAGTTAGGGTTGATAGGCTGCAACAGTTGGTTATAAAAATGCTACAAGCAAATTAG
- a CDS encoding class I SAM-dependent methyltransferase, which produces MLLYSKQNKIENKSNITSSKKSSNDLNLKTLNKILVCPCDQSELLPQHYGLICKACSLKFSRSGIDSKSNPLDFRCNNQTAKVRIEFQIPQPFLTEQEIQKLGYATNINYKCISREQIRNKYQTKLQKEILYYIDKIKTEFGTDLTVLDLGCGSGGNKKYLNSVGITHVISADYSSDKADILVDVHRLPFKNSSFDFVLTTATIEHFYNPFIAFTEINRVLKPGGALIASGSFWESWHDQSCFHFTPNGFFILCNSVGLTLEDLWSGWGFIPSISSHALNLRKFKKYTYKLQDLFDAFLRLRRGNDFAFRHRLQTSGSFGIYARKKKLPI; this is translated from the coding sequence ATGTTACTTTATAGTAAGCAAAACAAAATAGAAAACAAATCCAACATTACTTCTTCAAAAAAATCTTCTAATGATTTAAACTTGAAGACGCTGAATAAAATATTAGTTTGCCCTTGCGATCAGAGTGAACTTTTACCACAGCATTATGGGTTAATTTGTAAAGCTTGCAGCTTAAAATTTTCTCGATCAGGAATTGATTCAAAGTCAAATCCCCTAGATTTTCGTTGTAATAACCAAACAGCTAAAGTTAGAATTGAGTTTCAAATACCACAACCTTTTTTGACTGAGCAAGAAATACAAAAACTTGGATATGCAACAAATATAAACTACAAGTGCATATCACGCGAACAAATTAGAAATAAATATCAAACAAAATTACAGAAAGAAATTTTATACTACATTGACAAGATTAAAACTGAATTTGGAACAGATCTAACAGTTTTAGATTTGGGGTGTGGGTCTGGTGGTAATAAAAAATATCTTAACTCTGTAGGAATTACTCATGTCATTTCAGCAGATTACTCATCGGATAAAGCAGATATTTTGGTTGATGTACACCGTCTTCCATTTAAAAATTCTAGTTTTGATTTCGTCTTGACGACAGCTACTATAGAGCATTTTTACAATCCATTTATTGCTTTTACTGAAATTAACCGGGTTTTGAAACCTGGTGGCGCTTTAATTGCTTCAGGTAGCTTCTGGGAAAGTTGGCACGATCAATCTTGCTTTCACTTTACTCCTAATGGGTTCTTTATACTTTGCAATTCGGTAGGACTTACATTAGAAGATTTATGGTCTGGCTGGGGATTTATACCGAGTATCTCTTCACATGCTTTAAATTTAAGAAAATTTAAAAAATATACTTACAAGCTACAAGATTTATTCGATGCATTCCTGCGTTTACGTCGAGGTAATGACTTCGCTTTCAGACACCGCCTGCAAACTAGTGGTTCATTTGGAATTTATGCCAGAAAGAAAAAGCTACCTATATAG
- a CDS encoding glycosyltransferase, producing MKIIYISEGNLPSQEANSIQVAKMSQAFAQKVDDFELITLGDLWSFVRNNKFDFQNWYGLRREYKITQLPLVFRSNYPFPRKYRNSFRSQHFSRLAAFYAAMKSPDLVYTRSKQAAKIALSLGLNTFYEWHLPVDDFFSKHTFNKRNFLGIVTISQQLASEYVTVGLPVEKVLVEHDGVDLEHFLPYQSKEEARQKLKLSLTIPVVVYAGHLYDFKGIPTLYQVARLMPDCLFLLLGGWQHDIEQARQVCQRDRLSNVKIIGHVPQTQLPTYLYASDVLILPNSGKHLWSATTSPLKLFEYMATHRPIVASALPNITTVLQHQKNALLAKPDCPQSFKQAIEELLINPELGEVIAQQAFQDVHYYTWEQRAERILQFAKKQLQNTAPAQTINTINYIPHLFKNYY from the coding sequence TTGAAAATAATCTACATTTCTGAAGGAAACTTACCTTCCCAAGAAGCAAATTCCATACAAGTTGCAAAAATGTCTCAAGCTTTTGCTCAAAAGGTTGACGACTTTGAACTCATTACTCTAGGTGATTTATGGTCTTTTGTAAGAAATAATAAATTTGATTTTCAAAATTGGTATGGACTAAGGCGAGAATATAAGATTACCCAACTGCCTTTAGTTTTTAGAAGTAATTACCCATTTCCTCGAAAATATCGCAATAGCTTTCGCAGTCAGCATTTCTCGCGTTTGGCAGCTTTCTATGCTGCAATGAAATCTCCTGATTTAGTATATACTAGGTCAAAACAAGCAGCAAAAATTGCGTTAAGTTTAGGCTTAAATACTTTTTATGAATGGCATTTACCAGTTGATGACTTTTTCTCTAAACACACTTTTAATAAACGCAATTTTTTAGGTATTGTAACTATCTCTCAACAACTAGCAAGTGAATATGTTACAGTAGGTCTTCCTGTTGAGAAGGTACTAGTTGAGCATGATGGCGTTGATTTAGAACACTTTCTTCCCTACCAATCTAAAGAAGAAGCTCGACAAAAATTAAAACTTTCTTTAACTATACCAGTAGTAGTATATGCAGGTCACTTGTATGACTTTAAAGGAATACCAACACTTTATCAAGTCGCGCGGTTGATGCCAGATTGCTTGTTTTTATTATTAGGAGGCTGGCAACATGATATTGAACAAGCCCGACAAGTGTGCCAACGCGATCGCCTTTCCAATGTAAAAATTATTGGACACGTCCCTCAAACGCAACTACCAACGTATTTATATGCAAGCGATGTGCTGATTTTGCCCAACAGTGGTAAGCATCTTTGGTCAGCAACAACTTCACCACTCAAGTTATTTGAATATATGGCAACCCACCGACCAATTGTCGCTTCTGCCTTACCGAATATTACAACTGTTCTACAACATCAGAAAAATGCCCTTCTAGCCAAACCCGACTGTCCCCAATCATTCAAGCAAGCTATAGAAGAATTACTCATTAATCCCGAACTAGGCGAAGTAATTGCACAACAAGCCTTTCAAGATGTTCATTACTATACCTGGGAACAGCGTGCTGAGCGTATTCTTCAGTTTGCCAAAAAGCAACTTCAAAACACTGCGCCAGCACAAACAATCAATACGATAAACTACATCCCGCATCTTTTTAAGAATTACTATTAA
- a CDS encoding sulfotransferase domain-containing protein, with protein sequence MSYYSNKVIFAIGTGRCGTKFIHKITSLEPSIASVHERNPLNESFHRYCKWYGLPVDHEGFLQTKEIEIKQDLEVKQISFESSSFLSLSVQELYQRFAAKFILLIRSPEQVVNSYLRKGWYAKTAVRANPKLIPSYQDCYRFHHFLGRIMPSDEKFMQWNQMSRVGKIAWYWNTLNAKVLEQFENIPPTHWRIEKIEELSYDRYLSLAQFLGFQSTVSLDTYNSLVKSRPNTLTNVPTVATWNTSEIAEFESEVAPIAEKFGYEYRVSHLPIPQTVQRASQPQSKPPSFMHKLSNFFVNRSST encoded by the coding sequence ATGAGTTATTATTCAAATAAAGTTATCTTTGCCATAGGAACAGGTCGCTGTGGAACTAAATTTATACATAAAATTACAAGCTTAGAACCTAGTATTGCCTCAGTACACGAGCGAAATCCTTTGAATGAGTCATTTCATCGATATTGCAAATGGTATGGATTACCAGTAGATCATGAAGGTTTTCTACAAACGAAGGAAATTGAAATCAAGCAAGATCTAGAAGTAAAGCAAATATCATTTGAATCTAGTAGTTTTTTATCGCTTTCAGTTCAAGAACTCTATCAACGTTTTGCAGCGAAATTTATTTTATTAATCAGAAGTCCTGAACAAGTAGTTAATTCCTATCTACGTAAAGGATGGTATGCAAAAACAGCAGTAAGAGCTAATCCAAAACTCATACCAAGCTATCAAGACTGCTATCGATTTCATCACTTTTTAGGACGCATTATGCCTTCTGATGAGAAGTTTATGCAGTGGAATCAGATGAGTCGTGTAGGAAAAATTGCTTGGTATTGGAATACACTTAATGCAAAAGTCCTGGAACAGTTTGAGAATATACCGCCAACTCACTGGCGAATTGAGAAGATTGAAGAACTGTCTTATGACCGTTATCTAAGCCTGGCACAGTTTCTTGGGTTTCAGTCAACAGTCTCACTAGATACGTACAATAGCTTAGTCAAAAGTCGCCCTAACACATTGACTAATGTTCCCACAGTTGCAACGTGGAATACATCTGAAATTGCCGAGTTTGAAAGTGAAGTAGCACCGATCGCCGAAAAATTTGGTTATGAGTATCGGGTGAGTCATCTTCCAATTCCTCAAACTGTACAACGTGCAAGTCAGCCACAATCGAAGCCTCCTAGCTTTATGCATAAATTGAGTAATTTTTTTGTCAATCGCTCGTCAACATGA
- a CDS encoding pseudouridine synthase, translating to MGKYRYILFNKPYGVLSQFTDSSNEARSTLKDYIAVPGVYPVGRLDWDSEGLMLLTDRGQLQHRLSHPRFEHPRTYWVQVERIPDAGALQQLEQGVVIDNYHTRPAIVRLLDTEPAIAPRSQPIRFRKNVPTAWLEMTLTEGKNRQVRKMTAKVGFPTLRLVRVAIAHLKLGDLQPGQWRNLTSEEERSLLKLLSPRSPQARGQRIPNARFRKESRAN from the coding sequence ATGGGCAAGTATCGCTACATTCTGTTTAATAAGCCATACGGTGTCTTAAGCCAATTTACTGATAGTAGTAACGAAGCAAGAAGTACGCTGAAGGACTATATTGCGGTTCCTGGGGTGTATCCGGTTGGGCGTTTAGATTGGGATAGCGAAGGCTTGATGCTATTAACTGATCGCGGACAGCTGCAGCATCGTCTTTCACATCCGCGATTTGAGCATCCCCGAACTTATTGGGTACAAGTTGAAAGAATTCCTGATGCTGGGGCGTTGCAGCAGCTAGAACAAGGAGTCGTAATTGATAACTACCACACGCGACCAGCAATTGTGCGTTTATTAGATACGGAACCAGCAATTGCACCGCGATCGCAGCCGATTCGCTTTCGCAAAAATGTTCCCACCGCTTGGTTAGAAATGACACTCACCGAGGGCAAAAACCGTCAGGTACGGAAAATGACGGCAAAAGTAGGCTTTCCGACTTTAAGATTAGTGCGAGTGGCGATCGCCCATCTCAAACTTGGCGATCTGCAACCAGGGCAATGGCGCAATTTAACATCAGAAGAAGAACGCTCGCTTCTAAAACTCTTATCGCCGCGATCGCCGCAAGCTCGAGGTCAGCGAATTCCTAATGCTAGATTTAGGAAAGAAAGTAGAGCTAATTAA
- a CDS encoding serine/threonine phosphatase, translated as MLICPQCQFENPNNNKFCQQCGTSLTHKPCAECGTTVALNQERCHNCHALTGTIYFAIAQQLPSPLKKATIPKTEVQEPVTIVDKTAESEAANVPASLAAQFAVGAFLDRQQRYRILDIQPATTSANQTDICLRVLDCQPLQVSPLLAGAATVAEIPAIAQMYLTLQAQLHETLPAIHDAWQSDDGQFVLIEDRSNWQPMITLWQDSDTSLLQILHWLHEMLQLWVALEPWQCRQSLLEPHNLRVDEDGVLALQRLYAEETEVSLQAIGQLWNELFQASQQTQLSAIVQLLDELQSGKVQAIEALQSRLEAIATDLQVPSKAINVVQNSQAEVEDTQILQAENAPTVLLPMTLLSLEDAGKTDVGRQREHNEDFFGIATTIHKQDTPGDRQLQARGLYILCDGMGGHAGGEVASKLAVHALKQYFETHWQPDRLPDETTIREAVRLANQAIYEHNQQEARSGVGRMGTTLVMALLHNTNVAVAHVGDSRLYRLSRQHELEQVTTDHEVGQREILRGVEPEIAYGRPDAYQLTQALGPREANYVNPDVQFFELNEDTLLLLTSDGLSDNNLLEHHWQTHLEPLLNSETSLEQGLANLVDLANHCNGHDNITAIVIRAKVRPKSNGSDPTMPLA; from the coding sequence ATGCTGATTTGCCCCCAGTGCCAGTTTGAGAATCCTAATAACAACAAATTCTGCCAACAGTGCGGTACATCGCTGACACATAAACCTTGTGCAGAATGCGGTACGACTGTGGCATTAAATCAAGAGCGATGCCACAATTGTCATGCTCTCACCGGAACGATCTACTTTGCGATCGCGCAACAATTGCCGTCGCCATTGAAAAAAGCTACCATTCCCAAAACAGAAGTTCAAGAGCCAGTAACAATTGTCGATAAAACGGCTGAGTCAGAAGCAGCAAACGTTCCGGCGTCCTTGGCAGCACAATTCGCAGTTGGAGCATTTTTAGATCGACAACAACGCTATCGCATCCTTGATATACAACCTGCAACCACATCTGCAAATCAAACTGACATTTGCTTGCGCGTTCTTGATTGTCAACCATTGCAAGTATCACCTCTGCTTGCAGGTGCTGCTACCGTTGCCGAAATTCCTGCGATCGCCCAAATGTATTTAACACTCCAAGCGCAGCTGCATGAAACATTACCCGCGATTCACGATGCGTGGCAAAGTGATGACGGACAGTTTGTATTAATTGAAGATCGTTCAAATTGGCAACCGATGATTACCTTGTGGCAAGATAGCGATACTTCTTTGCTACAAATTCTGCATTGGTTACACGAGATGCTGCAACTTTGGGTAGCACTCGAACCTTGGCAATGTCGGCAAAGCTTGTTAGAACCTCATAATCTGCGCGTCGATGAAGACGGCGTTTTGGCGTTACAACGCTTGTACGCTGAAGAAACTGAGGTAAGTTTACAAGCCATAGGACAGCTCTGGAATGAGCTATTTCAAGCATCGCAACAAACTCAGCTTAGCGCGATCGTTCAACTTCTCGATGAGTTACAAAGCGGTAAAGTGCAAGCAATCGAGGCGTTGCAATCGCGTCTAGAAGCAATTGCCACAGACCTGCAAGTGCCAAGTAAAGCGATAAACGTTGTTCAGAACTCGCAAGCAGAAGTCGAAGACACCCAAATTCTTCAAGCTGAGAATGCACCAACTGTATTGCTACCCATGACATTATTAAGCCTCGAAGACGCAGGTAAGACGGATGTCGGTCGCCAACGCGAACACAATGAGGACTTTTTTGGCATCGCGACAACGATTCACAAACAAGACACTCCAGGCGATCGCCAACTCCAAGCACGTGGATTATACATTCTGTGTGATGGTATGGGCGGACACGCTGGTGGTGAAGTCGCCAGTAAACTTGCCGTACACGCACTCAAACAATACTTTGAAACACACTGGCAACCCGACAGGCTACCCGATGAAACCACGATTCGCGAAGCGGTACGATTAGCCAATCAAGCGATTTACGAACACAATCAACAGGAAGCCCGTTCCGGTGTAGGACGCATGGGAACAACCCTAGTCATGGCTTTGCTCCACAATACCAACGTTGCTGTTGCCCACGTTGGCGATAGTCGCCTTTATCGCTTATCGCGTCAACACGAACTCGAACAAGTCACGACAGACCATGAAGTTGGACAACGCGAAATCTTGCGCGGAGTCGAACCAGAAATTGCGTACGGACGTCCTGATGCTTACCAATTAACGCAAGCCTTAGGACCGCGAGAAGCAAATTACGTCAATCCGGATGTTCAGTTTTTCGAACTTAACGAAGATACATTACTGCTCCTCACTTCGGATGGTCTTTCGGATAATAATTTGTTAGAGCATCACTGGCAGACGCATTTAGAACCATTGCTCAATTCGGAGACGAGTTTAGAGCAAGGTCTTGCTAATTTAGTCGATTTAGCAAACCATTGCAATGGTCACGATAATATCACTGCCATTGTTATCCGTGCCAAAGTTCGTCCGAAAAGTAATGGTTCAGATCCGACAATGCCTTTGGCATGA
- a CDS encoding FHA domain-containing serine/threonine-protein kinase, with protein sequence MVALYLLDPQKKTPLQRWQFDSKSQIRIGRSPDNDIVLSEPMVSRYHLELQCVHAEPQRWYLTNRGTNGTFVDGILMTRGLVRDRAIIQLARGGPILQFHQAELSLPVNLQCDHSGNLPNSLFCTRCGQPLTVLRQIRQYQVLRILGQGGMGTTYLAWDTARTNAQHPQLLVLKEMNADMAKIAKAQELFEREARTLATLQHPGIPKYYDFFLQDGKKYLAMELIHGQDLERRILERGPVTSAQAIAWMVQTCDVLDYLHKQEPPLIHRDIKPANLLVRRANNSIVVLDFGAVKESNTTPGTRIGAEGFAAPEQERGQPLTQSDLYAVGATLIFLLTGETPFKFLKQRGRGYRFDLSGVPTITPQLRKVIERATEPIPSDRYATAFELTAALKSAT encoded by the coding sequence GTGGTCGCACTGTATTTACTAGATCCTCAAAAAAAAACTCCACTACAACGGTGGCAATTTGACTCCAAGTCGCAAATTCGGATCGGTCGTTCGCCAGATAACGATATTGTATTGAGCGAGCCAATGGTTTCTCGCTATCATCTCGAATTGCAGTGCGTTCATGCCGAACCGCAACGTTGGTACTTGACAAATCGCGGTACGAATGGCACTTTCGTCGATGGAATCTTGATGACACGAGGTCTTGTGCGCGATCGCGCGATTATTCAATTAGCGCGTGGCGGTCCAATCCTCCAATTTCACCAGGCAGAACTCAGTCTACCTGTTAACTTGCAATGCGACCATAGCGGTAATCTCCCCAACAGTTTATTCTGCACCCGTTGCGGTCAACCTCTTACTGTCTTGCGCCAAATTCGACAATATCAAGTGCTACGTATCCTTGGACAAGGCGGTATGGGAACGACTTATTTGGCATGGGATACAGCGAGAACAAATGCCCAACATCCGCAACTTCTCGTTTTGAAGGAAATGAATGCGGATATGGCAAAAATTGCCAAAGCACAAGAGTTATTTGAGCGCGAAGCACGTACTCTCGCAACTCTCCAACACCCAGGAATTCCCAAGTATTACGATTTCTTCTTACAAGACGGTAAGAAGTATTTAGCGATGGAATTGATTCACGGTCAAGACCTCGAACGACGCATACTAGAACGCGGACCTGTGACATCCGCACAAGCGATCGCCTGGATGGTGCAAACTTGTGACGTGTTGGATTATCTCCACAAGCAAGAGCCGCCACTCATCCACCGCGACATTAAACCTGCAAATTTACTCGTACGCCGCGCTAATAACTCTATCGTTGTCTTAGATTTTGGTGCGGTTAAAGAAAGCAATACGACTCCTGGAACTCGCATTGGTGCGGAAGGATTTGCCGCCCCTGAACAAGAACGCGGACAACCGTTAACCCAATCCGATCTTTACGCTGTAGGCGCTACACTCATTTTCCTACTTACCGGAGAAACTCCTTTTAAGTTTCTCAAACAACGCGGTCGAGGATACCGCTTTGACCTTTCTGGCGTACCGACAATTACACCCCAACTGCGAAAAGTTATTGAACGGGCAACAGAACCAATTCCGAGCGATCGCTATGCTACCGCATTCGAACTGACTGCTGCCCTCAAGTCAGCTACTTAA
- a CDS encoding DUF4327 family protein, which produces MSQQVIHPMVKLQHHVRSLVESNILKPSDSIWKIALLYGNEWHYWKQELLDFGFTMQDPVSELLAVEAWDED; this is translated from the coding sequence ATGTCTCAGCAAGTTATTCACCCGATGGTGAAATTGCAACATCACGTGCGATCGCTGGTAGAATCTAATATTCTTAAACCAAGCGATAGTATTTGGAAAATCGCCTTGCTCTACGGTAATGAATGGCATTACTGGAAGCAAGAATTGCTAGACTTCGGGTTTACAATGCAAGACCCTGTGAGCGAACTCCTTGCCGTTGAAGCATGGGATGAGGATTAA
- a CDS encoding M48 family metallopeptidase has translation MDAYQHTSRKRFQQIVTWVSIVAFFGSTLYGVLGAINQSVKPTTPVVSPESQLQAQAQGYEVVLQREPNNQAALEGLALTQLQMNNPNAAIAPLEKLVQLHPERQDYQNVLAQVKQQANQK, from the coding sequence ATGGATGCTTACCAACATACTTCGCGCAAGCGTTTTCAGCAAATTGTCACCTGGGTATCGATTGTTGCTTTTTTTGGTTCAACCCTCTATGGAGTTCTTGGCGCAATCAATCAATCCGTCAAGCCCACTACACCAGTTGTCTCTCCCGAATCGCAATTACAAGCGCAAGCACAAGGCTATGAAGTTGTTTTGCAACGAGAACCTAATAACCAAGCTGCCTTAGAAGGATTAGCACTTACACAGTTACAGATGAATAACCCCAATGCGGCGATCGCACCCTTAGAAAAACTCGTACAGTTACACCCCGAGCGCCAGGACTATCAAAACGTACTAGCACAAGTTAAGCAGCAAGCTAATCAAAAGTAG
- a CDS encoding Uma2 family endonuclease, translating to MNSSLTINSLKLSDAEFERIVRANPEWNFEQTAAGDLVVVPPTGGTSGNRNSNLSYQLEAWNLASNAGKTFDSNTLFVLPNGAKRMPDASWVRQDRWDALTPQQQDGYPPLCPDFVVELRSPTDSLEQLQAKMREYRENGARLGWLINPQDHQVEIYRQAQPVEVLQAPSTLSGEDVLPGFVLDLQRIFT from the coding sequence ATGAACAGTAGCCTGACTATAAATTCATTAAAGCTTTCGGATGCAGAATTTGAACGCATTGTCCGAGCTAACCCAGAGTGGAATTTTGAACAAACGGCAGCAGGAGATTTAGTTGTTGTGCCACCGACAGGAGGAACCTCTGGAAATAGAAATAGCAACCTTAGCTACCAATTAGAGGCTTGGAATTTGGCTAGTAACGCAGGAAAAACTTTTGACTCCAACACCTTGTTTGTCTTACCCAATGGGGCTAAGCGAATGCCAGATGCTTCTTGGGTGAGGCAAGATCGCTGGGATGCTCTTACCCCCCAGCAGCAAGACGGCTACCCACCTCTATGCCCTGACTTTGTGGTAGAACTACGTTCTCCGACCGATAGTCTTGAACAGTTGCAAGCCAAGATGCGAGAATATAGGGAGAATGGGGCACGTTTGGGTTGGCTAATTAATCCGCAAGACCATCAAGTTGAAATCTACCGTCAAGCACAACCAGTAGAAGTTTTGCAAGCTCCTTCAACTTTATCTGGTGAAGACGTGTTGCCAGGATTTGTGTTAGATTTACAACGCATTTTCACCTGA